Proteins encoded by one window of Candidatus Zixiibacteriota bacterium:
- the surE gene encoding 5'/3'-nucleotidase SurE — MSAKRILITNDDGYFSEGITTLFKILSRKHQVYLVAPDREQSASSHSLTLNRPLRVHKIGKNQYTTDGTPTDCIMLAIHLLYKRTKPDVIISGINHGANMGDDVTYSGTVAAAIEGSILRIPSIAVSMANYEPGMPMNRAANFVKRLLDSFERMKLDPSTFLNVNLPPDNGRAYTKYEFTQLGFRHYKDIVIHKTDPRGKPYYWIGGRPKWRTTKGSDFEAVNRGVVSITPLKLGFTDMVTLARLGTNGIKL; from the coding sequence ATGTCGGCAAAACGAATATTGATAACCAACGATGATGGCTATTTTTCAGAGGGAATAACCACGCTGTTTAAAATCCTCTCGCGTAAACATCAGGTTTATCTGGTCGCTCCGGATCGGGAGCAGTCGGCATCGTCTCATTCGCTGACTTTGAACCGCCCGCTGCGGGTGCACAAAATCGGTAAAAATCAGTACACCACCGATGGCACCCCGACCGACTGCATCATGCTGGCGATACACCTGTTGTACAAGCGCACGAAGCCCGATGTTATAATCTCCGGAATCAACCACGGGGCCAATATGGGTGATGATGTTACCTACTCGGGTACGGTGGCGGCGGCGATTGAAGGCTCGATCTTGAGGATTCCGTCGATAGCCGTTTCGATGGCAAACTATGAGCCGGGAATGCCGATGAACCGGGCCGCTAATTTTGTCAAGAGACTCCTGGATTCGTTTGAGCGGATGAAGCTCGACCCGAGCACTTTTCTCAATGTCAATTTACCGCCCGATAACGGCCGGGCATATACTAAGTATGAGTTCACTCAGTTGGGTTTCCGTCACTATAAAGATATAGTTATTCACAAGACAGACCCCCGCGGCAAGCCGTACTACTGGATCGGCGGAAGGCCGAAGTGGCGGACCACTAAGGGCTCCGATTTCGAGGCGGTTAACCGGGGCGTGGTTTCGATTACACCTCTCAAGCTTGGCTTTACCGATATGGTTACGCTGGCCCGGTTGGGCACAAACGGGATTAAACTGTAG
- a CDS encoding TIGR00725 family protein, which yields MSVNRKPVIAVVGANKCSKKLRDMAAEVGRYVAENGGIIVCGGLGGIMEGAAQGAREAGGTTIGIIPGDNPNDANEFIDIVIPTGIGEARNALVVRTADAVIAFPGKYGTLSEMAFTLQAGKPLISVNAWSLGDDVVQATTPREAAEMAMKMAKERR from the coding sequence ATGAGTGTTAACCGCAAGCCGGTTATCGCTGTAGTTGGGGCAAACAAATGTTCGAAAAAACTTCGGGACATGGCCGCCGAAGTCGGACGCTACGTGGCTGAAAATGGGGGCATCATCGTGTGCGGAGGGCTTGGAGGAATCATGGAGGGAGCTGCCCAGGGAGCCAGAGAAGCCGGCGGCACGACTATCGGAATCATCCCCGGCGACAACCCCAACGACGCGAACGAATTCATCGACATCGTCATTCCCACCGGCATAGGTGAAGCCAGAAACGCTCTGGTGGTGCGCACGGCCGATGCCGTGATCGCGTTTCCGGGCAAGTATGGTACGCTCTCGGAGATGGCCTTCACGCTTCAAGCCGGCAAGCCGCTGATATCGGTAAACGCCTGGAGTCTGGGCGATGATGTCGTTCAGGCCACCACGCCGCGCGAAGCTGCCGAGATGGCGATGAAAATGGCGAAGGAGCGCCGGTGA
- a CDS encoding glycosyltransferase family 2 protein, with protein sequence MAEIYIDAALVLVPAYNAGKYIPELVNRLRQFVCSENLLFVNDGSSDNTLELLKQHNVNHISFPQNRGKGAALMAGFQYAIENNYRSVLTIDADLQHLPEEIPRFYALDDGRRVIIGTRKMDLRIMPFDRWLTNNLTSMIISVFSTQRVRDSQSGFRLIPTWLLSAIQLKTVGYDFESEMLFKAGAVGCPVSEVPISTIYEGSTSYINPLKDTGRFIRQIWKRIWA encoded by the coding sequence TTGGCTGAAATATATATCGATGCCGCCCTGGTGCTGGTTCCGGCCTACAACGCCGGAAAATACATACCCGAGCTCGTAAATCGTCTTCGACAATTTGTGTGCAGCGAGAACCTTCTGTTTGTCAACGACGGTTCATCCGACAACACCCTTGAACTGCTCAAGCAGCACAACGTAAATCATATTTCTTTTCCACAAAATAGAGGCAAGGGGGCGGCTTTGATGGCGGGATTTCAGTATGCTATCGAGAACAACTACCGGTCGGTCTTGACAATCGATGCCGACCTGCAGCATCTACCGGAAGAAATACCCCGTTTCTATGCCCTCGATGACGGCCGCCGGGTGATAATCGGCACGCGCAAGATGGACCTGAGGATTATGCCCTTTGACCGGTGGCTGACCAACAATCTCACGTCGATGATAATATCTGTTTTTTCCACCCAGCGGGTTCGCGACAGTCAGTCGGGGTTTCGCCTTATACCGACATGGCTGTTGAGCGCGATCCAGCTCAAGACTGTCGGGTACGATTTCGAGTCGGAGATGCTTTTCAAGGCGGGAGCGGTTGGATGCCCGGTGTCCGAAGTGCCCATATCGACAATCTATGAAGGGTCGACATCGTATATCAATCCTCTCAAAGATACCGGCCGATTTATACGCCAGATCTGGAAACGAATCTGGGCCTAA
- a CDS encoding NAD(P)H-dependent glycerol-3-phosphate dehydrogenase has product MAERIGILGAGSWGMAIAALLEKNGCEVKLWEFNKDDYEKIRGLRYHPDKLKEVRLADSIDVTNDLNHAVTDVKWLVLATPSQFLRSVLVKLKDRKFDGVGFVNLAKGIETTTLMRMSEVIEQELSVDPAFVSTLSGPSHAEEVAADLPTAVVAAGSSGDLIRRIQNLFSNQTFRVYQSDDLIGVELGGSLKNIIAIAAGITAGLGMGDNTMGALMTRGLAEMTRLGVTMGAQALTFAGLSGIGDLITTCSSRHSRNRYVGEHIGRGEKLKDVLASMKMVAEGVQTTRSGFTLAEKYQVEMPITKEVYEVLFNGKPPAEAVGDLMGRKLKAEIWQ; this is encoded by the coding sequence ATGGCTGAACGAATCGGAATCCTTGGAGCCGGTTCCTGGGGTATGGCTATCGCGGCTCTTTTGGAAAAGAACGGTTGCGAAGTGAAGCTGTGGGAGTTCAACAAGGATGATTACGAGAAAATCCGCGGGCTTCGCTACCACCCCGACAAGCTCAAAGAGGTCCGCCTGGCCGACAGTATAGATGTCACCAACGATCTTAATCATGCTGTTACCGATGTAAAGTGGCTTGTCCTTGCGACACCCTCGCAGTTCCTTCGGTCCGTGCTCGTGAAATTGAAAGACCGCAAGTTTGACGGAGTCGGGTTTGTCAATCTCGCCAAGGGCATTGAGACGACCACCCTGATGAGGATGTCCGAGGTGATAGAGCAGGAGCTCAGCGTCGATCCGGCTTTTGTTTCCACGCTGTCGGGGCCCTCGCACGCCGAGGAAGTGGCGGCGGATTTACCGACTGCGGTTGTCGCGGCCGGCAGTTCGGGCGATCTCATCCGCCGAATTCAGAATCTTTTCAGCAACCAGACATTCAGGGTGTATCAGTCCGATGATCTCATCGGCGTGGAACTGGGCGGCTCGCTTAAGAACATCATCGCTATCGCGGCCGGTATTACTGCCGGGCTGGGGATGGGCGACAATACGATGGGCGCGTTGATGACTCGCGGTCTGGCAGAGATGACCCGTCTGGGCGTCACTATGGGTGCCCAGGCGCTCACGTTTGCGGGATTGTCGGGAATCGGCGATCTGATCACCACCTGCTCATCGCGTCACAGCCGCAACAGGTATGTTGGCGAGCATATCGGCAGGGGGGAGAAGCTCAAGGACGTTCTCGCCTCGATGAAAATGGTAGCTGAAGGTGTTCAGACGACGAGGTCAGGATTCACGCTGGCTGAGAAATATCAGGTGGAGATGCCAATCACCAAAGAAGTATATGAGGTATTGTTCAACGGCAAACCGCCGGCCGAGGCGGTGGGCGACTTGATGGGAAGAAAACTTAAGGCCGAGATATGGCAATAA
- the plsY gene encoding glycerol-3-phosphate 1-O-acyltransferase PlsY — MLAVIIIVMAYLIGAIPFALIVCAIFGVGDIRKQGSGNIGATNAWRVAGFKVAVWVFIGDIGKGVVAVLLARYVTSTYDTGPLSPDLFIVACALAAIVGHVFPVYLRFKGGKGVNTSLGAVVTMLPVEALISFGVFLAVVLVFRYISLGSIVGAVAFLASVVIEKFAMDVQMSSVYVYMAAVLAALIIVAHRQNISRLLAGTENRFSFSSKKSGERSDG, encoded by the coding sequence ATGCTCGCTGTTATAATCATAGTTATGGCCTATCTCATCGGGGCGATTCCGTTCGCCCTGATTGTCTGCGCCATTTTTGGCGTCGGCGACATACGCAAGCAAGGCTCCGGAAACATTGGCGCCACCAATGCGTGGCGGGTCGCGGGTTTCAAGGTGGCGGTGTGGGTATTCATAGGGGACATAGGCAAGGGTGTGGTGGCGGTGTTGCTGGCCCGATACGTTACGTCAACGTACGATACCGGTCCGCTTTCGCCTGACCTGTTCATCGTAGCCTGCGCTCTGGCGGCGATTGTCGGACATGTTTTTCCGGTGTATCTCCGGTTTAAAGGTGGCAAGGGGGTCAACACCTCTCTTGGAGCGGTGGTGACGATGCTTCCGGTTGAGGCACTGATCAGCTTTGGCGTTTTTCTGGCAGTCGTTCTGGTGTTCCGGTATATATCGCTTGGTTCCATTGTCGGAGCAGTCGCTTTTCTGGCTTCAGTGGTGATAGAGAAATTCGCGATGGACGTTCAAATGTCGTCGGTTTACGTATATATGGCGGCGGTTCTGGCGGCGCTGATAATCGTGGCGCATCGACAAAATATCTCGCGCCTGCTTGCCGGTACGGAGAACCGTTTTTCGTTTTCATCGAAAAAAAGCGGGGAAAGATCTGATGGCTGA
- a CDS encoding acylphosphatase: MSSVAAELVVRGLVQGVGYRYYCLRKAHSLNLKGWARNNRDGTVTAFVEGDRSAIEDFIKDLKIGPPSASVSDVVVRWSEFTGGYDDFDITF; encoded by the coding sequence GTGAGTTCGGTTGCCGCCGAACTGGTGGTGCGCGGCCTCGTTCAGGGCGTGGGCTACCGCTACTACTGTCTTCGCAAGGCCCATAGTCTGAATCTAAAAGGGTGGGCCAGAAACAACCGCGATGGAACCGTGACGGCTTTTGTCGAGGGAGACCGCTCCGCAATCGAGGATTTCATCAAAGATCTCAAAATCGGACCGCCATCGGCGTCGGTCAGCGATGTCGTCGTAAGGTGGTCCGAGTTCACCGGGGGGTACGATGATTTTGACATTACATTTTAA
- a CDS encoding glycoside hydrolase family 57 protein → MTQEKPVKLAILWHMHQPNYREPGSNRLVMPWVRLHAIKDYLDMPLTASRFEKVKITFNLVPSLLDQIDLYIQGGTDTHLDLSRAKAEELSEGQRVEILRGFFAANPSTMIAPHRRFNELYKKVKENYAQPILPALFTSEELRDLQVWSNLAWIDPMFRKEEPVRSLFEKGRHFSEEEKHRVLDWQIELMKRIVPTYRRLLEEGRIDISFTPYYHPILPLLCDTNAALEALPKINLPQKRFTHPEDAERQISMAMEKYEALFGVPMKGMWPSEGSVSEQVARIMIELGVKWIATDEEILYNSLKKSNLDTRANPIHAVYEYGPGLKVFFRDHLLSDRIGFVYSGMRPEKAVNDFIGHVHKIRDLLNSDLDNAVIPVILDGENAWEYFPDDGREFLAEFYRQLNDDPLIETVTMTDVVEKVPAKKLPSLFAGSWINHNFRIWIGHPEDNAAWDLLTKARETLVAFEKSHKGYDGEKIKRAWDQIYIAEGSDWCWWYGDEHRGAHNEEFDRAFRRHLVAVYELLNLEIPFEFLKPIYRGEAAIKALLPDELITPVIDGRLSHFYEWSGAGFYDCRKAGGAMHRVDRSIAGIYFAFDYDSFYIRLDFGDKNNIELIKDLKCRVSLFTPELKVVEFAIGKDAEPASAAEGCCVHAMDALLEIAIKRKFIFESGFGNLGFKVALVEEGNEVESWPETDAISFEMPEEGRELFWPR, encoded by the coding sequence TTGACACAGGAAAAGCCCGTCAAGCTGGCCATACTGTGGCATATGCATCAACCCAACTACCGGGAGCCCGGGTCGAATCGTCTTGTCATGCCCTGGGTGCGTCTCCACGCTATCAAAGACTATCTTGATATGCCCCTGACGGCGTCGCGCTTCGAGAAAGTCAAAATCACCTTCAATCTCGTCCCCTCACTGCTCGATCAGATTGATCTGTATATTCAGGGCGGCACCGATACTCATCTGGATTTGTCCCGCGCGAAAGCCGAGGAATTAAGCGAGGGGCAACGCGTGGAAATTCTGCGCGGCTTCTTTGCCGCCAATCCCTCGACAATGATTGCTCCCCACCGTCGCTTCAACGAACTCTACAAGAAAGTAAAGGAAAATTACGCCCAGCCGATTTTACCGGCGCTCTTCACCTCGGAAGAACTCCGCGACCTTCAGGTCTGGTCGAACCTGGCGTGGATCGACCCGATGTTCCGCAAGGAAGAGCCGGTGCGGTCCTTGTTCGAAAAAGGAAGGCACTTCAGCGAGGAAGAAAAACATCGGGTGCTCGACTGGCAGATTGAGTTGATGAAGCGGATCGTGCCGACCTACCGGAGGTTGCTCGAGGAGGGCCGCATTGATATATCCTTTACGCCCTACTATCATCCGATTCTGCCGCTTCTGTGCGATACCAACGCCGCTCTTGAGGCTCTGCCGAAAATCAACCTGCCGCAAAAGCGGTTTACGCATCCCGAAGACGCTGAGAGACAGATTTCGATGGCTATGGAGAAATATGAGGCGCTGTTTGGGGTGCCGATGAAAGGCATGTGGCCGTCGGAAGGTTCCGTTTCCGAGCAGGTCGCCCGGATCATGATCGAGCTGGGAGTGAAGTGGATCGCCACTGACGAAGAGATACTTTATAACTCGCTTAAGAAGTCCAATCTCGATACCAGGGCAAACCCGATTCACGCCGTTTACGAATACGGTCCGGGACTGAAGGTATTTTTCCGTGACCATCTGCTTTCGGACCGAATCGGCTTTGTATATTCGGGAATGCGACCCGAGAAGGCGGTCAATGATTTCATCGGTCATGTTCACAAGATAAGAGACCTTTTAAACAGCGATCTCGACAACGCCGTGATACCGGTGATACTCGATGGTGAGAACGCCTGGGAGTATTTCCCCGATGATGGTCGGGAGTTCCTTGCCGAGTTCTACCGCCAGCTTAACGACGACCCGCTTATCGAGACGGTCACGATGACCGATGTTGTCGAGAAAGTGCCCGCGAAGAAGCTTCCGTCGCTTTTTGCCGGGTCGTGGATCAACCACAATTTCCGGATATGGATCGGCCACCCCGAAGACAACGCCGCGTGGGATCTTCTCACGAAGGCCCGCGAAACGCTGGTGGCGTTCGAGAAAAGTCACAAAGGGTACGACGGCGAGAAGATCAAAAGGGCCTGGGACCAGATATATATTGCGGAGGGTTCCGACTGGTGCTGGTGGTACGGCGATGAACATCGCGGGGCGCACAACGAGGAGTTCGACCGCGCTTTCCGTCGCCATCTGGTAGCGGTGTACGAGCTTTTGAATCTGGAGATTCCTTTCGAGTTTCTTAAGCCGATTTATCGGGGCGAGGCGGCCATCAAGGCGCTTTTGCCCGACGAGCTCATCACGCCGGTTATCGATGGCCGGTTGAGCCATTTTTACGAGTGGTCCGGCGCCGGTTTTTATGATTGCCGCAAGGCGGGCGGGGCGATGCACCGTGTTGACCGCAGTATCGCCGGCATATACTTCGCCTTCGATTATGATTCGTTCTATATTCGCCTTGACTTCGGCGATAAAAACAACATAGAATTGATCAAAGACCTGAAATGCCGGGTATCACTGTTTACACCGGAGCTTAAGGTGGTCGAGTTCGCTATCGGGAAGGACGCCGAGCCGGCGAGTGCGGCGGAGGGGTGTTGTGTCCACGCGATGGACGCCTTGCTCGAGATCGCGATTAAGCGCAAGTTCATCTTCGAGAGCGGTTTCGGTAATCTCGGCTTCAAAGTCGCGCTGGTGGAAGAGGGCAACGAGGTCGAAAGCTGGCCCGAGACCGACGCGATAAGCTTCGAGATGCCCGAAGAGGGGCGCGAGTTGTTCTGGCCCCGTTAG
- a CDS encoding M48 family metallopeptidase: MRKRLFASIVLIILMLMLLSCATTGPGGKQSFIIIPTSQEVAIGAGMAEQVEQTEKLLNDPVWQSYVDEVGQKIVAVSDRKDIKYHFAVIESDQINAFAAPGGYIYFYTGLLREMDNEAEMAAVMAHEISHVVARHGIKRLQTTLGVATAYQLVFGEEGASDVLNVAINLGMSLAFADYSRDNEREADEFGIYYMKNAGYDPNGALGMFDKLAALGGGGDYNVFEKLASSHPATQERIRNAKAQIAGMQPLPSNLTLGASRYQQMLARLPAKK; this comes from the coding sequence ATGCGTAAGAGATTATTCGCCTCGATTGTATTGATTATTCTGATGTTGATGCTGTTGTCGTGCGCCACCACAGGGCCCGGCGGCAAACAGTCGTTTATTATTATCCCTACCAGCCAGGAGGTCGCGATTGGCGCCGGCATGGCCGAGCAGGTCGAGCAGACGGAGAAACTTCTAAATGACCCGGTGTGGCAGAGCTATGTTGACGAAGTGGGGCAGAAGATTGTCGCGGTTAGCGATCGCAAAGATATCAAATATCATTTCGCCGTTATCGAATCAGATCAGATAAACGCTTTTGCCGCCCCCGGCGGGTATATCTATTTCTACACGGGGCTGCTTCGCGAGATGGACAACGAGGCGGAGATGGCGGCTGTGATGGCGCACGAGATTTCGCACGTGGTCGCCCGTCACGGGATTAAGCGACTTCAGACAACCTTGGGCGTTGCCACGGCCTATCAGCTCGTGTTCGGCGAGGAAGGGGCATCGGATGTTCTCAATGTGGCCATTAATCTGGGCATGAGTCTCGCTTTTGCCGACTATTCGCGCGACAACGAGCGCGAGGCGGACGAGTTCGGCATCTATTATATGAAAAATGCCGGTTATGATCCCAATGGCGCTCTGGGGATGTTCGATAAGCTGGCCGCGCTGGGAGGCGGGGGAGACTACAACGTTTTCGAGAAGTTGGCGTCATCGCATCCGGCCACACAGGAGCGAATCCGCAACGCCAAGGCGCAAATCGCCGGCATGCAGCCGTTGCCGTCGAATCTGACCCTTGGCGCCTCGCGCTACCAGCAGATGCTCGCGCGGCTGCCCGCGAAGAAGTAG
- a CDS encoding acetate kinase: protein MKILVINCGSSSVKYQLIDTKAGLALAKGMVSRIGMSASVLTHKPHDRPEVKVSGEILDHIVAVEYVVSILMSENHGVIKDRSEIEAIGHRVVHGGEKFTDSVLITPALMTELRNLIELAPLHNPHNIRGINACTKTLPGVPMVAVFDTAFHYKMPAHAYIYGLPYVMYKRYGIRRYGFHGTSHKYVSEQAAKMLDKPLTDLKLITCHLGNGASVAAVDGGISVDTSMGFTPLEGLIMGTRTGDLDPAIILHVMAREELTLHEANTLLNKHSGLAGISGVSSDMREIIAAAKDKNPNAKIALDAYCYRLKKYIAAYAAALGGVHGIVFTAGVGENSPDVRWLSCEKLEFLGIKLDKAKNNQAVGKAMDISAEDATVKTLVIPTNEELVIARDTERIVKAQN from the coding sequence ATGAAAATATTAGTGATAAACTGCGGTTCATCTTCGGTCAAATATCAGCTTATCGACACTAAGGCCGGTCTCGCTCTGGCAAAGGGCATGGTGTCGCGAATCGGCATGTCGGCCTCGGTTCTGACACACAAGCCGCATGACCGTCCGGAAGTAAAAGTATCCGGTGAAATTCTCGATCATATCGTGGCGGTCGAATACGTTGTGTCGATTCTGATGTCGGAAAATCACGGCGTCATAAAAGACCGCAGTGAAATCGAGGCGATCGGACACCGCGTCGTACACGGCGGCGAAAAATTCACCGATTCAGTGCTCATTACGCCGGCCCTGATGACCGAGCTTCGCAATCTGATAGAACTGGCGCCGCTGCATAATCCGCACAATATTCGCGGTATCAACGCCTGCACCAAAACACTTCCCGGCGTGCCAATGGTGGCTGTGTTCGACACTGCCTTCCACTACAAGATGCCGGCACACGCCTACATCTATGGGTTGCCTTACGTCATGTACAAGCGCTACGGCATCCGACGCTACGGTTTTCACGGCACTTCGCACAAGTACGTAAGCGAACAGGCCGCCAAAATGCTCGACAAACCATTGACCGATTTAAAACTGATCACCTGCCATCTGGGCAACGGAGCTTCGGTGGCGGCTGTTGACGGCGGCATATCGGTTGATACTTCGATGGGTTTCACACCGCTGGAGGGGCTTATCATGGGCACGCGTACCGGTGACCTTGACCCGGCCATCATTCTCCACGTCATGGCCCGCGAAGAGCTGACCCTGCACGAGGCGAATACCCTTTTGAACAAGCACTCCGGACTGGCCGGCATCTCGGGCGTATCATCGGATATGCGCGAAATCATAGCTGCGGCCAAAGACAAAAACCCGAATGCCAAGATTGCACTCGATGCTTATTGCTATCGGCTGAAGAAATATATTGCCGCTTACGCCGCCGCTCTCGGAGGTGTACATGGCATAGTCTTCACCGCCGGTGTGGGCGAAAATTCTCCCGATGTTCGCTGGCTGAGTTGCGAAAAGCTCGAATTCCTTGGCATCAAATTGGACAAGGCCAAAAACAATCAGGCTGTCGGCAAGGCTATGGACATCTCGGCCGAAGACGCGACGGTCAAAACGCTGGTGATTCCGACCAACGAAGAACTCGTGATTGCCCGCGACACCGAGAGGATTGTCAAGGCCCAGAACTGA
- a CDS encoding tetratricopeptide repeat protein gives MYGKVKLTKRQIKEDKFMTFMLNAKHEILERWQYYVIGVAAVILIVVAVIFYFNSQEANLQEASEKFSRALIDYRSGSDQVALLGLADVVNNYPDTRAARQAAFLLAKINYESQNYSEALRYFELFANKYKEDALQRASALGGIGGCYENQGNYAEAARRFAIAANEYPEGPLAGDYRMSAMRNFLLAGDIESARTHLDVLKEKFAGTTLERQAVRLFAEKSES, from the coding sequence ATGTACGGCAAAGTCAAGCTTACCAAGCGACAGATAAAAGAAGATAAATTCATGACCTTCATGCTCAACGCCAAGCATGAAATTCTTGAACGCTGGCAGTATTATGTTATTGGCGTGGCGGCGGTCATTTTGATTGTAGTCGCGGTCATTTTCTATTTCAACAGCCAGGAAGCTAACCTTCAGGAAGCATCCGAGAAATTCTCCCGCGCCCTGATCGACTATCGCTCGGGCAGCGACCAGGTGGCGTTGCTGGGTCTGGCCGATGTTGTCAACAACTACCCCGATACCAGGGCCGCGCGCCAGGCCGCGTTCCTGCTGGCCAAGATCAACTACGAATCACAAAACTATTCCGAAGCCCTTCGTTACTTCGAACTTTTCGCCAACAAGTACAAAGAGGACGCTCTCCAGCGCGCCTCGGCTCTCGGCGGCATAGGAGGCTGCTATGAAAATCAGGGCAATTACGCCGAAGCGGCCCGACGGTTCGCGATCGCGGCCAACGAATATCCCGAGGGACCTCTCGCGGGGGACTATCGCATGTCGGCTATGCGCAACTTTCTGCTGGCCGGTGATATCGAATCGGCGCGCACGCATCTCGATGTTCTCAAGGAGAAGTTCGCGGGTACCACGCTGGAGCGTCAGGCGGTTCGTCTGTTTGCCGAAAAAAGCGAAAGCTGA
- a CDS encoding MerR family transcriptional regulator, giving the protein MAKSGEEGKLYYSISEVSKITGLEAYVLRYWEKEFDILRPKKNRGGNRVYTQKDIDIINRINYLRKKEKLTIEGTRRKLMMKKPTEVKTAAVSSARTKTLIGQIRKDVLDLLKDFS; this is encoded by the coding sequence ATGGCTAAAAGCGGCGAGGAAGGTAAACTATACTACTCGATAAGCGAGGTGTCCAAAATCACCGGGCTTGAGGCCTATGTGCTCAGGTACTGGGAGAAGGAATTCGATATCCTGCGGCCCAAGAAAAATCGGGGCGGAAATCGGGTTTACACGCAAAAGGATATCGATATTATCAACCGGATCAATTACCTGCGAAAAAAGGAGAAGTTGACTATCGAGGGCACCCGCAGGAAGCTGATGATGAAGAAGCCGACCGAGGTGAAAACAGCCGCGGTTTCATCGGCACGGACAAAAACTCTCATAGGGCAAATACGCAAGGATGTGCTTGATTTGCTCAAAGATTTCTCTTGA
- a CDS encoding adenine phosphoribosyltransferase, producing MEDLKKYIRSVPDFPKPGINFYDITTLLADPKGFRMALDAMEKFVRPKKPTRILSVESRGFIFGAALADRLGVAFIPARKPGKLPYKTVSQEYDLEYGTDTLEIHADAVASGDRVVIIDDLIATGGTLLAVCRMIEKLGGVVAGISVVIDLSFLPWREKLDGYDVNYLISFDSE from the coding sequence ATGGAAGATTTGAAGAAATATATACGCTCGGTTCCGGATTTCCCCAAGCCCGGAATCAATTTTTACGATATCACCACTTTGCTGGCCGACCCGAAAGGGTTCAGGATGGCTCTCGATGCTATGGAGAAATTCGTGCGTCCGAAAAAGCCGACCAGGATTTTGTCGGTGGAGTCGCGCGGGTTTATTTTCGGCGCCGCGCTGGCGGACCGTCTGGGAGTCGCCTTCATTCCGGCCCGCAAGCCGGGCAAGTTGCCGTACAAAACCGTTTCGCAGGAATATGATCTGGAGTATGGCACCGATACGCTCGAGATTCATGCCGATGCCGTGGCGAGTGGCGACCGGGTGGTCATAATAGATGATCTGATAGCTACCGGCGGGACTCTTTTGGCGGTGTGCCGGATGATTGAGAAGCTTGGGGGAGTGGTGGCCGGGATATCGGTGGTTATTGATTTATCGTTTCTGCCGTGGCGGGAGAAGCTCGATGGTTACGATGTAAATTATTTGATATCGTTTGACTCCGAGTAG
- a CDS encoding 3-hydroxyacyl-CoA dehydrogenase NAD-binding domain-containing protein, protein MARTSIVIIGAGIMGQGLAEAIATSGTEVTLIDKTTKLAEAGIKGISESIDREIERWGLTKSDKKAILSRVSPSSDLSEAEDAEIVIEAIPEDLNLKRALFEKLDRICNSDAIMITNTGTLSISEIGATTERPQKIIGMHFLNPVTKIPLVEIVKGLRTDDDTFNKAVAFAELLDKKWITVHEYPGYVTTRIIVPLLNEAMHVLMEGVASAEDIDNAMKLGFGFNVGPLTMADMMGLDVVMSWMENLLEELSEHKYNPCPILRKLVRARHLGVKTGSGFFEYDKEGNKINGSGMATGLAKTGM, encoded by the coding sequence ATGGCACGAACTTCGATCGTTATAATCGGCGCCGGCATAATGGGTCAGGGGCTGGCCGAGGCTATTGCCACATCGGGCACCGAGGTTACTCTCATCGACAAAACCACCAAGCTGGCCGAAGCGGGTATCAAGGGCATCTCCGAATCAATCGACCGCGAGATCGAGCGATGGGGACTCACGAAGTCCGACAAGAAAGCAATTCTCTCGCGCGTTTCTCCCTCTTCCGATCTGTCCGAAGCCGAGGATGCTGAAATAGTTATCGAGGCTATTCCCGAGGATTTGAACCTCAAGCGGGCGCTTTTCGAAAAACTCGACCGGATATGCAATAGTGATGCGATCATGATCACCAACACCGGTACACTCTCGATCTCCGAGATCGGCGCCACGACGGAACGTCCGCAAAAAATCATCGGCATGCACTTTCTCAATCCCGTCACTAAGATTCCCCTGGTGGAGATTGTCAAAGGCCTGCGCACCGACGACGACACCTTCAACAAAGCGGTTGCCTTCGCGGAACTCCTCGACAAAAAGTGGATTACTGTCCACGAATACCCGGGCTACGTTACGACCCGCATTATTGTCCCGCTTCTCAATGAAGCCATGCATGTGCTCATGGAAGGCGTAGCGTCGGCCGAGGATATCGACAACGCCATGAAACTCGGCTTCGGGTTCAATGTCGGGCCGCTTACCATGGCCGATATGATGGGATTGGATGTAGTCATGTCGTGGATGGAGAACCTTCTGGAGGAGCTTTCCGAGCACAAGTATAATCCCTGCCCGATCTTGCGCAAACTTGTCCGCGCGAGACATCTGGGCGTTAAGACCGGCAGCGGCTTTTTTGAGTATGATAAAGAAGGAAACAAAATCAACGGCAGCGGCATGGCGACCGGACTGGCCAAAACAGGAATGTAG